The following proteins are encoded in a genomic region of Leishmania mexicana MHOM/GT/2001/U1103 complete genome, chromosome 25:
- a CDS encoding putative epsin yields the protein MNFTQQLWSVKEWGRVMATRSEYVTIVHEATNDEKWGPTGPQMDAVCNAYPRGGPEILNELRSRLNNRDKSWRPCYKSLLVIDYLARNVEDRFLPEICALVPLMRTISTSFYYTNPKGVDHGVSVRERAKKVADLLSDGLQLREERMVAAQIKEKLAHNASDGGGPNSGAGGHGGFYGGGYGGSQDRERYRGSGKGSRQAYDSYRSSPLPGTVPQRPRTKEEQERFDMEMALRLQRDEERRSGISAEQLEEMYATKVRQRQNEADRQKLTAEDDERLAMRLQQEEEERARREGVALPTLNSDKPSSTPLKPPSPNPPATNALEELFAPPLFPQPAVAAPASSADPFDSFLDSRAGLAPQQNTWGQTQQPPTCVQNQWGQPQAVNDAWGAPQQWPQQSMVPPQQSMVPPQQSMVPPQQSMVPPQQSMVPPQQSMVPPQQSMVPPQQSMVPPQQSMVPPQQSMVPPQQSMVPPQQSMVPLQQPMVPPQQSMVPPQQPMVPPQQSMVPPQQSMVPPQQSMVPPQQSMVPPQQSMVPPQQSMPLPQQQQVTPWGQSTTASTGNSWGQPQQQPSNSWGKFQQQPQPGTWAQTSAPGPQLSDTWDQSPLNTTTRTVDCSSSVGNMDNMWGALQQFSNQQHK from the coding sequence GCGAGTACGTCACGATTGTGCACGAGGCGACCAACGATGAAAAATGGGGGCCGACGGGGCCGCAGATGGATGCCGTATGCAACGCCTACCCCCGGGGCGGCCCCGAAATCTTGAACGAactgcgcagccgcctcaaCAACCGCGACAAGTCCTGGCGCCCGTGCTACAAGTCGCTGCTCGTCATCGACTATCTCGCCCGGAACGTCGAAGACCGTTTCCTGCCGGAGATCTGCGCCTTGGTGCCCCTCATGCGCACCATTTCCACCAGCTTCTACTACACTAACCCCAAGGGTGTTGATCACGGCGTGTCAGTGCGGGAGCGGGCAAAGAAGGTTGCGGACCTTCTCAGTGAtggcctgcagctgcgcgaggagcgcaTGGTAGCCGCGCAGATCAAGGAGAAGCTCGCCCACAACGCtagcgatggcggcggcccgaacagcggagctggcggccacggcggctTTTACGGTGGTGGGTATGGCGGCAGCCAAGATCGTGAACGATACCGCGGCTCTGGCAAGGGCTCCCGCCAGGCCTATGACTCCTACCGCTCCTCGCCGCTCCCTGGAACGGTTCCGCAGCGCCCGCGCAccaaggaggagcaggaaCGGTTCGACATGgagatggcgctgcgctTGCAGCGTGACGAagagcgccgcagcggcattTCGGCCGAGCAACTGGAGGAGATGTACGCAACTAAAGTCCGCCAGCGCCAGAACGAGGCTGACCGCCAGAAGTTGACcgcggaggacgacgagaGACTCGCCATGCGACTccagcaggaggaggaggaacggGCGCGGCGCGAGGGTGTAGCGTTGCCGACACTGAACTCGGACAAGCCATCCAGCACGCCACTAAAGCCCCCCTCGCCCAATCCGCCCGCGACGAATGCGCTGGAAGAACTCTTCGcacctcccctcttcccccagcctgctgtcgccgccccTGCCTCGTCAGCGGACCCCTTCGATTCCTTCCTCGACTCCCGCGCCGGACTTGCGCCACAGCAGAACACGTGGGGCCAGACCCAACAACCACCGACCTGCGTTCAGAACCAATGGGGACAGCCACAGGCTGTCAACGACGCTTGGGGTGCACCACAGCAATGGCCGCAACAGTCCATGGTGCCACCGCAACAGTCCATGGTGCCACCGCAACAGTCCATGGTGCCACCGCAACAGTCCATggtgccaccgcagcagtcCATGGTGCCACCGCAACAGTCCATGGTGCCACCGCAACAGTCCATGGTGCCACCGCAACAGTCCATGGTGCCACCGCAACAGTCCATGGTGCCACCGCAACAGTCCATGGTGCCACCGCAACAGTCCATGGTGCCACCGCAACAGTCCATGGTGCCACTGCAACAGCCCATGGTGCCACCGCAACAGTCCATGGTACCACCGCAACAGCCCATGGTGCCACCGCAACAGTCCATGGTGCCACCGCAACAGTCCATggtgccaccgcagcagtcCATGGTGCCACCGCAACAGTCCATggtgccaccgcagcagtccatggtgccaccgcaacagtccatgccgctgccgcaacagcagcaggtcACCCCTTGGGGACaatccaccaccgcctccacagGCAACTCGTGGGGgcagcctcagcagcagccgtcgaaCTCTTGGGGTAAgtttcagcagcagcctcagcctgGCACTTGGGCCCAGACATCTGCACCAGGTCCGCAGCTGTCCGATACGTGGGACCAGTCACCGTTAAATACCACAACGAGGACTGTCGACTGCTCGAGCAGCGTGGGTAACATGGACAACATGTGGGGTGCATTGCAGCAGTTCTCCAACCAGCAGCATAAGTGA